The Gammaproteobacteria bacterium genome window below encodes:
- a CDS encoding DUF2726 domain-containing protein, with the protein MEWLVLGALILIGASIIKWLTERNAKKSETKAAQKHEISKLRLEPSARLPEVSTPTYTFQVNQYILSRAEQNFYKVLSQGLCSQFIILMKVRVADVLQPTTGISKNEWTSSFNKIKSKHFNFLLCSQDTYEIIAAIELDDRSNNQADRKKRDAFLNAACESASFPLIRITARQIYSAQEIKSAVLGSLRDYKMSKAA; encoded by the coding sequence ATGGAATGGTTAGTTCTAGGCGCGCTGATTTTAATCGGTGCATCGATCATAAAATGGCTTACTGAAAGAAATGCTAAAAAATCAGAAACTAAAGCCGCACAGAAACATGAAATAAGTAAACTGAGACTTGAGCCAAGCGCACGTTTACCTGAAGTTAGTACTCCAACTTATACGTTCCAAGTAAACCAATACATTCTTTCTCGAGCAGAGCAGAATTTTTACAAGGTCTTATCACAAGGTCTTTGCAGTCAATTCATAATATTGATGAAGGTCAGAGTTGCAGATGTACTGCAGCCAACAACAGGTATTTCTAAAAATGAGTGGACTAGCTCATTCAATAAAATTAAATCCAAACATTTTAATTTCTTACTCTGCAGTCAAGACACATATGAAATCATTGCTGCAATTGAGTTAGATGATCGTAGCAACAATCAGGCAGATAGAAAAAAACGCGATGCTTTTCTTAATGCTGCATGTGAAAGTGCAAGCTTTCCATTGATACGAATTACCGCTAGGCAGATATATTCTGCTCAAGAAATTAAATCGGCTGTGCTGGGTAGTCTACGTGATTACAAAATGAGCAAGGCTGCATAA
- the gltD gene encoding glutamate synthase small subunit codes for MAKVTGFMEYTRAKQPYRPVEVRLKDWSQVMAPWPIDPLQDQAARCMDCGIPFCHQGCPLGNLIPDWNDLVYRDQWEDAIQRLHATNNFPEFTGTLCPAPCEGSCVLGINDDPVTIKGIELTIIDKAFENGLVLPQITENKTGKNVAIVGSGPAGLAAAQQLARAGHDVTVFERADRIGGLLRYGIPEFKMEKKVIDRRMEQMIAEGVTFKTNTHVGDNISVDDLRNEFDALILTGGACAARDLPAEGRELKGIHQAMEFLPMQNKLCEGDSIADNFINAKDKHVVIIGGGDTGADCLGTSNRQGAKSVHQLEIMPKPPEARSTNNPWPEWPRVFRTASAHEEGVERVYSVSTKRFIDDGNGNVKALELITVEMNNNGRMSFEEVPGSEQTLPCDLALLAMGFIGPEKPGMLEQLGVELDARGNVVCDQNWMTNVDGVFTAGDMQRGQSLIVWAIAEGRSAARGVDSFLMGASELPAPVSPDSMGQ; via the coding sequence ATGGCTAAAGTTACAGGATTTATGGAATACACCAGGGCAAAACAACCGTATCGCCCCGTTGAAGTCCGTCTTAAAGACTGGAGCCAAGTGATGGCTCCATGGCCTATTGACCCACTACAAGACCAAGCTGCACGTTGCATGGATTGCGGCATTCCTTTCTGTCATCAAGGCTGTCCCCTTGGTAATTTAATTCCGGATTGGAACGATTTGGTATATCGAGACCAATGGGAAGATGCGATCCAACGACTGCATGCGACTAACAATTTCCCTGAATTCACGGGCACTTTATGTCCTGCGCCATGCGAAGGCTCTTGTGTGCTGGGTATCAATGATGACCCGGTTACTATCAAGGGTATTGAACTCACCATCATCGATAAAGCTTTCGAAAATGGTTTGGTACTGCCTCAAATAACAGAAAATAAAACCGGTAAAAATGTTGCCATTGTTGGTTCTGGTCCAGCAGGCTTAGCAGCCGCCCAACAACTCGCTAGAGCGGGTCATGATGTAACCGTTTTTGAACGCGCTGATCGCATTGGTGGTCTACTGCGTTACGGCATTCCTGAATTTAAAATGGAAAAGAAAGTTATTGATCGTCGCATGGAGCAAATGATTGCCGAAGGCGTAACGTTTAAAACCAACACACATGTAGGCGATAATATTTCCGTTGATGATCTTCGCAATGAGTTTGACGCCTTAATCCTAACAGGTGGTGCATGCGCTGCGCGCGACCTCCCTGCAGAAGGCCGTGAGCTAAAAGGAATTCATCAAGCCATGGAGTTTTTACCTATGCAGAATAAACTCTGCGAAGGTGACTCAATAGCCGATAATTTCATCAATGCAAAAGATAAACATGTCGTCATAATTGGCGGTGGTGATACTGGTGCAGATTGTCTAGGCACTTCGAATCGCCAAGGGGCTAAATCAGTTCATCAATTAGAGATTATGCCAAAACCACCTGAAGCACGCAGCACGAATAATCCATGGCCAGAATGGCCTCGTGTTTTTCGCACGGCTTCTGCACATGAAGAAGGTGTGGAACGAGTTTATTCTGTTTCTACTAAACGTTTTATAGATGATGGCAATGGCAATGTAAAAGCATTGGAACTCATAACGGTCGAAATGAATAATAATGGCCGCATGAGTTTCGAGGAAGTGCCCGGTAGCGAACAAACCCTACCCTGCGACCTAGCCTTGCTTGCTATGGGCTTTATAGGCCCAGAAAAACCTGGCATGTTAGAACAACTTGGAGTCGAACTTGACGCCCGTGGCAATGTAGTTTGTGATCAAAACTGGATGACGAATGTTGATGGTGTTTTCACCGCAGGTGATATGCAGCGCGGACAAAGTCTCATTGTATGGGCTATTGCCGAAGGACGCAGTGCTGCGCGAGGGGTGGATAGTTTCTTAATGGGCGCTAGCGAATTACCAGCTCCTGTATCTCCTGACAGTATGGGCCAATAA
- the gltB gene encoding glutamate synthase large subunit: MGQSNQGLYDPAYEHDACGVGFVVDIKGRKSHKIVDNAVTILKNLIHRGACGCEENTGDGVGMLTQLPHKFFVRVCNELGFELPEYGQYGAGMVFLPNDVTQQKHCIEEFHKIIAEEGQQVLGWRDVPIDSSSLGSMAKDGEPTFKQIFIGRSADINDEISFERKLYVIRKRIEHTIYNNVELSEREHFYIPSLSHRTCIYKGMLTGSQFEPMFPDVSEPDFESAMALVHQRFSTNTFPAWELAHPFRYVAHNGEINTARGNANWMRAREPLCKSDVFGEDLEKLFPIVLEGGSDSATFDNVMEFLHMSGRPLSHAVLMMIPEAWSGHETMDPARKAFYEYHACLMEPWDGPASIAFTDGNVMGAVLDRNGLRPSRYYVTKDDMVVMASEVGVLDIPPENILIKDRLHPGRIFMVDTEQGRIIDDEEIKKEFAEQHPYEQWLKENLVALEDLPVPKDVDTGDKDTLLQRQQAFGYTHEDLRVLMAPMAANGLEPTGSMGTDTALAVLSNRSRLLYDYFKQLFAQVTNPPLDGIREELVTQVATTVGPEKNLLEATADSCKQVRLPSPILANNGLARIREIADAGLKSKTIPILYRVADAGAGLDKALKSVFADIDAAITDGYANIILSDRGITQELAAIPALLATAGVHHHLIRSGTRTKVGLILESGEPREIHHFAVLIGYGIGAINPYLALESLGDMIGKGHLPEMPLEKAVQNYTKAINKGLTKTMAKMGISTVQSYRGAQVFEAIGLNKEFVDQYFTWTASRIGGIGLEEVAKEMSIRHHNAFPERTAKRPDLDWGGEYQWRRDGEYHLFNPDTVFKLQHSTRSGQFSIFKEYTDKVNEQNENLATLRGLFNFKFSDNAIPIEEVEPIENIMKRFSTGAMSYGSISKQAHETLAIAMNRIGGKSNTGEGGEDSDRFTPDENGDSRRSSIKQVASGRFGVTSEYLVNADDIQIKMAQGAKPGEGGQLPGTKVYPWIAKVRGSTPGVGLISPPPHHDIYSIEDLAQLIYDLKNSNPEARIHVKLVAEVGVGTVAAGVAKAHSDVVLVSGYDGGTGASPMSSLKHAGLPWELGLAETQQVLMMNGLRDRIVVQTDGQLKTGRDVIVAALLGAEEFGFSTAPLVVMGCIMMRVCHLNTCPVGVATQNPELTKKFTGQPEFVENFFKFIAEEVREYMAKLGFRTFEEMIGQVKRLDVNNAIDHWKAHGLDFSSILHTPTNPMNTKSYCTTTQDHGLEQSLDVTQLVPLSQDAIDNGKAVEVSLEVKNIHRSVGTILGYHITKRYGAAGLPEDTVKAHFHGSAGMSFGAFVPKGVTMTLEGDANDYLGKGLSGGKIIVYPSSKSTFIPEENIIVGNVLLYGATSGEAYIRGMAGERFCVRNSGVHTVVEGIGDHGCEYMTGGRVVVIGPTGRNFAAGMSGGEAYVLANKEEFKILCNLEMVDLDELDDEDKEVVKNLLTHHGDYTKSTVACNILDNWNEYQSKFIKVMPKDYKRVLAAIKKAEAKGSSVDEAVMEAAHG; the protein is encoded by the coding sequence ATGGGGCAATCCAACCAGGGGCTATACGACCCTGCCTATGAACATGATGCCTGTGGCGTTGGTTTTGTAGTGGATATTAAAGGTCGCAAGTCACACAAGATTGTAGACAATGCAGTAACCATTCTTAAGAACCTAATCCATCGCGGCGCATGTGGCTGTGAAGAGAATACCGGTGATGGTGTGGGTATGCTTACCCAACTACCGCATAAGTTTTTTGTTCGCGTTTGCAATGAGCTTGGATTCGAACTACCAGAATACGGCCAATACGGTGCAGGCATGGTGTTTTTACCAAACGATGTCACCCAACAAAAGCACTGTATAGAAGAGTTTCATAAAATTATTGCAGAAGAAGGCCAACAGGTTTTAGGTTGGCGAGATGTACCAATCGATTCATCTTCTCTGGGTTCAATGGCTAAAGATGGTGAACCAACGTTTAAACAGATTTTTATTGGCCGCAGCGCAGATATAAATGATGAAATATCTTTTGAACGTAAATTATATGTAATTCGTAAGCGCATCGAACATACCATTTATAATAATGTAGAACTTTCTGAGCGTGAGCATTTTTATATCCCATCACTCTCACACCGTACCTGTATATACAAAGGTATGCTTACCGGTTCGCAATTTGAACCCATGTTTCCAGATGTATCTGAACCTGATTTTGAATCGGCCATGGCGTTGGTACATCAACGCTTTTCCACCAACACTTTCCCTGCTTGGGAACTTGCCCATCCATTTCGTTATGTTGCACACAATGGTGAAATTAATACTGCACGTGGCAATGCAAACTGGATGCGTGCACGTGAACCGCTATGCAAGTCAGATGTGTTTGGTGAAGATTTAGAAAAATTATTCCCTATCGTATTAGAAGGCGGCAGTGACTCCGCTACATTTGATAACGTAATGGAATTTTTACATATGAGTGGCCGGCCACTTTCTCATGCTGTGCTAATGATGATTCCTGAAGCTTGGAGTGGGCATGAAACCATGGATCCTGCTCGCAAAGCCTTTTATGAGTATCACGCCTGTTTAATGGAACCTTGGGATGGCCCAGCTTCGATTGCATTTACCGATGGCAATGTTATGGGAGCCGTTCTAGATCGTAATGGTCTGCGTCCATCACGTTACTATGTCACTAAAGATGACATGGTAGTTATGGCTTCTGAAGTTGGCGTGCTAGATATTCCGCCAGAAAACATATTAATTAAAGATCGTTTGCATCCAGGACGAATCTTTATGGTGGATACTGAACAAGGTCGCATAATCGATGATGAAGAGATTAAAAAAGAATTTGCTGAACAACATCCTTATGAACAATGGTTAAAAGAAAATCTAGTTGCATTAGAAGATTTACCTGTACCTAAAGATGTAGATACAGGTGACAAAGACACCTTGTTACAACGACAACAAGCATTCGGCTATACACACGAAGATTTACGCGTGCTCATGGCACCTATGGCAGCCAATGGCCTAGAGCCAACAGGCTCAATGGGTACCGACACTGCACTAGCTGTGTTATCGAATCGCTCACGCTTACTATATGACTATTTCAAGCAGTTGTTTGCGCAGGTTACCAATCCACCTTTAGATGGCATACGTGAAGAATTGGTTACCCAAGTAGCAACCACTGTTGGACCAGAAAAAAACTTATTAGAGGCCACTGCAGATAGCTGTAAACAAGTCAGACTGCCTTCGCCTATTCTTGCTAATAATGGTTTAGCTCGAATACGTGAAATAGCGGATGCCGGCTTAAAATCTAAAACCATACCTATTTTATATCGTGTTGCGGATGCAGGCGCAGGATTAGATAAAGCCCTTAAAAGTGTATTTGCTGATATTGATGCAGCGATTACAGATGGATATGCAAATATTATTCTTTCGGATCGTGGTATCACTCAAGAACTAGCAGCGATTCCTGCTCTTCTTGCTACTGCAGGTGTACACCATCATTTAATTCGTTCTGGTACGCGCACTAAAGTGGGGTTAATTCTTGAATCGGGCGAACCGCGTGAAATACATCATTTTGCAGTACTAATCGGTTATGGCATTGGTGCCATTAACCCGTACCTTGCACTTGAATCATTAGGCGACATGATCGGTAAAGGTCATTTGCCTGAAATGCCATTAGAAAAAGCAGTACAAAATTACACAAAGGCCATTAACAAAGGCTTAACCAAGACCATGGCGAAGATGGGTATTTCTACAGTGCAATCCTATCGTGGCGCACAAGTATTTGAAGCGATCGGTCTTAATAAAGAATTTGTAGACCAATATTTTACTTGGACTGCTTCACGCATTGGTGGAATCGGTTTAGAAGAAGTTGCAAAAGAGATGAGTATTCGACATCACAATGCATTCCCTGAGCGTACAGCTAAACGTCCTGACCTAGATTGGGGCGGTGAATACCAATGGCGTCGTGATGGTGAATATCATTTATTTAACCCTGATACCGTTTTCAAGTTGCAACATTCAACACGTTCCGGACAGTTCAGTATATTTAAAGAATATACTGACAAAGTAAACGAACAAAATGAAAACTTGGCCACCTTACGTGGTTTATTTAATTTTAAATTTTCAGACAACGCAATTCCTATAGAAGAAGTTGAGCCAATTGAGAACATTATGAAACGGTTTTCAACCGGCGCAATGTCTTATGGCTCAATCAGTAAACAAGCACACGAGACTTTAGCCATTGCAATGAATCGCATTGGTGGTAAATCAAATACTGGCGAAGGTGGCGAAGACTCTGATCGATTTACGCCTGATGAAAATGGTGACTCTAGAAGAAGCTCCATCAAACAAGTTGCATCCGGTCGTTTTGGTGTTACTAGTGAATATTTAGTTAATGCCGATGACATCCAAATTAAGATGGCACAGGGCGCAAAGCCGGGGGAAGGCGGGCAATTGCCAGGAACTAAAGTGTATCCGTGGATCGCAAAAGTACGTGGCTCTACTCCAGGAGTTGGATTAATTTCACCACCGCCACATCACGACATTTATTCGATTGAGGATTTAGCCCAGCTAATCTACGATTTAAAAAATTCTAATCCTGAAGCGCGCATTCATGTGAAATTAGTCGCTGAAGTGGGTGTAGGAACTGTTGCCGCGGGTGTAGCAAAAGCTCATTCAGATGTTGTACTGGTATCTGGTTATGATGGCGGCACGGGTGCATCACCCATGAGCTCCTTAAAGCATGCTGGACTGCCATGGGAGTTAGGCTTAGCAGAAACTCAGCAAGTACTAATGATGAATGGCTTACGTGACCGTATTGTTGTGCAAACTGATGGGCAATTAAAAACCGGACGCGATGTGATCGTTGCGGCTTTACTAGGTGCTGAAGAATTTGGTTTCTCGACAGCGCCACTTGTAGTGATGGGTTGTATTATGATGCGTGTTTGTCACTTAAACACCTGCCCAGTAGGTGTGGCGACTCAAAATCCAGAATTGACTAAGAAATTTACAGGGCAACCTGAATTCGTTGAAAATTTCTTTAAGTTTATTGCCGAAGAAGTTCGCGAATACATGGCAAAACTTGGATTCAGGACATTTGAGGAAATGATTGGGCAAGTGAAGCGTTTAGATGTGAATAACGCTATAGATCACTGGAAAGCGCACGGACTTGATTTCAGTAGCATTCTGCACACACCAACCAATCCAATGAACACTAAGTCGTATTGCACCACCACACAAGATCATGGTCTTGAGCAATCATTGGACGTCACTCAATTAGTGCCACTATCTCAAGATGCAATTGATAACGGCAAAGCAGTAGAAGTTTCGCTGGAAGTAAAAAATATCCATCGCTCAGTGGGTACCATTTTGGGTTATCACATTACTAAGCGTTATGGTGCAGCAGGCTTACCAGAAGATACGGTTAAAGCTCACTTCCATGGCTCAGCAGGAATGAGTTTTGGCGCCTTTGTCCCTAAAGGTGTCACCATGACCTTAGAAGGTGATGCGAATGATTATTTAGGAAAAGGTTTATCTGGTGGAAAAATTATTGTTTACCCATCCAGTAAATCTACTTTCATACCCGAAGAAAATATTATTGTCGGCAACGTGTTGTTATATGGCGCTACATCTGGTGAAGCCTACATTCGCGGCATGGCAGGCGAACGTTTTTGCGTACGTAATAGTGGTGTGCATACAGTAGTTGAAGGGATAGGCGATCACGGGTGTGAATACATGACGGGTGGCCGCGTAGTAGTCATTGGGCCTACAGGCCGTAATTTTGCAGCAGGAATGTCCGGCGGTGAAGCTTACGTGTTAGCCAACAAAGAAGAGTTTAAAATATTGTGCAACCTAGAAATGGTTGATCTTGATGAATTGGATGATGAAGATAAAGAAGTGGTTAAGAACTTACTAACTCATCATGGTGACTATACCAAGAGCACCGTTGCTTGCAATATATTAGATAACTGGAATGAATATCAGAGCAAATTTATTAAAGTGATGCCAAAAGATTATAAGCGCGTACTTGCAGCCATAAAGAAAGCTGAAGCAAAGGGGTCCTCAGTGGATGAAGCAGTAATGGAAGCCGCGCACGGGTAA
- a CDS encoding isoprenylcysteine carboxylmethyltransferase family protein: MKNFLAHYPISSHLLVIIQMTGIAFCCYPVGLLNAGKIYWLIFCVFGAILGIHTLCYNKIGNFSVYPEIKHQATLITTGPYRYIRHPMYTSLIAMMLGITLYNFHWVNAVGLVMVMSSVIKKANKEEKLLLMRFVEYLNYQRKSYRFLPYIY; this comes from the coding sequence ATGAAAAATTTTCTCGCCCATTATCCTATTTCTAGCCATTTACTTGTAATCATACAAATGACTGGCATTGCTTTTTGTTGCTACCCCGTTGGCCTACTAAATGCAGGTAAAATTTATTGGCTAATTTTTTGTGTATTTGGTGCGATCTTAGGCATACATACACTTTGCTATAACAAAATCGGTAACTTCAGTGTCTATCCGGAAATTAAACATCAGGCAACGCTAATCACTACTGGACCTTATCGTTATATTCGACACCCCATGTATACAAGTTTAATTGCGATGATGTTAGGCATTACACTTTATAACTTTCACTGGGTGAATGCGGTGGGTTTGGTGATGGTAATGAGTTCTGTTATAAAAAAAGCTAATAAAGAAGAAAAGCTATTACTTATGAGATTTGTTGAATACCTTAATTATCAACGGAAAAGCTATCGATTTTTACCATATATATACTAG
- the ttcA gene encoding tRNA 2-thiocytidine(32) synthetase TtcA, which yields MYSQRFIKLQKQLRRQTGKAIADYHMIDDGDRIMVCLSGGKDSYTLLDMLSQLQSVAPIKFELIAVNLDQKQPGFPEHVLPNYLDALNIDYRIIEKDTYSIVKEKIAPGKTTCSLCSRLRRGILYNTAQELGANKIALGHHMDDLVETMFINMFHGSRLKTMPPKLVSDDKRNVVIRPLVYCREKDTTRYAERKEFPIIPCNLCGSQPNLERTRIKNMLKEWDKQSPDRVSNIFRSMQNITSSHLLDTSLFDFNTMNSDSSTKENEEKLMFSALPN from the coding sequence ATGTATTCTCAAAGATTTATAAAACTGCAAAAACAGTTAAGAAGGCAAACCGGTAAAGCGATTGCTGACTACCATATGATTGATGATGGTGATCGTATTATGGTGTGCCTCTCTGGTGGAAAAGATTCATATACTTTGCTAGACATGTTATCGCAGCTGCAATCCGTTGCGCCAATTAAATTTGAGCTAATAGCGGTAAATTTAGATCAAAAACAACCTGGCTTCCCAGAACATGTCTTACCCAATTACCTTGATGCACTAAATATTGATTATCGCATTATTGAAAAAGATACCTATAGCATTGTTAAAGAGAAAATTGCACCTGGAAAAACTACTTGCTCGTTATGTTCACGTTTACGTCGCGGAATTCTATACAACACTGCACAAGAATTAGGTGCCAATAAAATTGCACTGGGTCACCACATGGACGACTTAGTCGAAACGATGTTTATAAATATGTTTCATGGTTCGCGACTTAAAACTATGCCACCAAAACTAGTCAGCGATGATAAACGCAATGTGGTAATTCGGCCTTTAGTATATTGCCGCGAAAAAGATACCACTCGCTACGCCGAGCGAAAAGAGTTTCCTATCATTCCATGTAATTTATGTGGATCACAACCAAATTTAGAGCGAACGCGCATAAAAAATATGCTTAAGGAATGGGACAAACAGTCTCCTGACCGTGTGAGCAATATCTTCCGCTCCATGCAAAATATTACTAGCAGTCATTTATTAGACACTAGTTTATTTGACTTCAATACCATGAACTCTGACTCATCAACTAAAGAGAATGAAGAAAAATTAATGTTTAGCGCTTTACCTAACTAA
- a CDS encoding rhomboid family intramembrane serine protease: MLSIPSTRSSPQDVLILKKAFYIALSFVVILWAIELLKFFAGLDTFKLGTHPQQLSGLIGVVTAPLIHASFEHLISNTPALLILGTALLYGYPRSRWVVLFVVWILAELGVWFTARPVFHFGASGLTYGIMAFVFVVGILRRDRLAITLSLLVFFLYGTMIWGIFPHQPGVSFETHFWGAGLGAICAVIFRNYDPTPPAKQYSWENEDEEDSVIGEAWSEVDSDAKESGKAE, translated from the coding sequence ATGTTAAGCATCCCTTCCACTCGCTCATCGCCACAAGATGTTTTGATATTAAAAAAAGCTTTTTATATTGCTTTGAGTTTTGTAGTTATTTTATGGGCAATCGAATTACTAAAGTTTTTTGCAGGCCTAGATACTTTTAAGCTTGGCACACACCCACAACAATTATCAGGCTTAATAGGAGTAGTTACCGCTCCGCTCATTCATGCATCATTTGAACATTTAATTTCTAATACACCCGCATTACTGATTCTTGGTACAGCACTTTTATATGGCTATCCACGCTCACGCTGGGTTGTGCTTTTTGTAGTATGGATACTTGCCGAACTAGGAGTGTGGTTTACCGCGAGACCTGTTTTTCATTTCGGTGCAAGCGGTCTTACTTACGGCATTATGGCATTTGTATTTGTAGTTGGAATTCTACGCAGAGATCGACTTGCCATCACACTTTCTCTATTGGTGTTCTTTTTATATGGCACGATGATATGGGGAATATTTCCGCATCAACCAGGCGTGTCTTTTGAGACCCATTTTTGGGGAGCGGGTCTCGGCGCTATCTGCGCAGTTATTTTTCGAAATTACGACCCTACTCCACCTGCAAAACAGTACAGCTGGGAAAACGAAGACGAGGAAGACTCTGTTATTGGTGAAGCTTGGAGTGAGGTTGATAGCGATGCAAAAGAAAGTGGAAAAGCCGAATAA
- the dbpA gene encoding ATP-dependent RNA helicase DbpA encodes MSTTTFSYLPLIPELLTNIESLDYQEMTPIQAQSLPYILDGKDVLAQAKTGSGKTAAFAIGILEKFNPKNYQTQALVICPTRELADQVSKELRRLARAIPNTNILTLCGGKPLGPQLVSLERNPHIVVGTPGRILKHLQKGTLKLNALKILVLDEADRMLDLGFLEDITNVIEKTPQKKQTLLFSATYPDEIRNISKSIQNNPIDICVESLHDDKKIKQVFYEIEKGERTKTLTAILEHYRPESSLVFCNRKQQCQELADELWRKGFHALALHGDLEQKERDQVLVQAANKSTSILVATDVAARGLDIKDLSAVIVFEISPDPEVHIHRIGRTGRAGNVGLALSLFMISEIRKITAIEDYQHTPATIKKPSTLKSRENFNLSPPMVTLCINGGRKEKVRAGDILGALTANQSLPGKQIGKIDIFDHVAFVAVERPIAKQALKILSEGKIKGRKFRARKLR; translated from the coding sequence GTGTCCACAACTACTTTCTCATATCTGCCATTAATTCCCGAACTACTCACTAATATTGAGTCTTTAGACTATCAGGAAATGACTCCTATCCAAGCACAAAGCCTGCCTTATATACTGGACGGCAAAGATGTGCTTGCTCAAGCAAAAACGGGTAGCGGTAAAACTGCAGCTTTTGCTATTGGTATATTGGAAAAATTTAATCCTAAAAATTACCAAACTCAAGCTTTAGTAATTTGCCCTACTCGAGAACTTGCTGATCAAGTTAGCAAAGAGTTGCGTCGACTCGCTCGCGCAATTCCGAATACTAATATCCTCACTCTGTGCGGAGGCAAACCACTTGGCCCTCAGTTAGTTTCACTAGAACGCAATCCACATATAGTTGTGGGAACACCCGGGCGAATACTCAAGCATTTGCAAAAAGGCACCTTAAAACTCAATGCACTTAAGATATTAGTATTAGACGAAGCCGATCGCATGTTGGACCTAGGTTTTCTAGAAGACATAACGAATGTTATTGAAAAAACACCACAAAAAAAGCAAACCCTGCTCTTTTCTGCAACCTACCCAGATGAAATTAGAAACATCAGTAAATCTATTCAGAATAATCCCATCGATATTTGCGTAGAAAGTTTGCATGACGATAAGAAGATTAAACAAGTATTCTATGAAATAGAAAAAGGTGAGCGCACTAAAACATTAACGGCCATACTAGAACACTACCGACCTGAATCTAGCTTGGTGTTTTGTAATCGCAAACAACAGTGCCAAGAATTAGCGGATGAGTTATGGAGAAAGGGTTTTCATGCTTTAGCCTTACACGGTGATCTGGAACAAAAAGAACGCGATCAAGTACTGGTACAAGCTGCGAATAAAAGCACTTCTATCCTGGTAGCTACAGATGTGGCCGCACGCGGTTTAGATATTAAGGATTTGAGTGCAGTAATTGTGTTTGAAATATCTCCTGACCCTGAAGTACATATCCATCGTATTGGTCGTACGGGACGTGCTGGCAATGTTGGATTAGCATTAAGCTTGTTTATGATTTCTGAAATTCGAAAAATAACTGCTATTGAAGATTATCAACATACTCCAGCGACTATAAAAAAGCCCTCTACGCTTAAATCCAGAGAAAACTTTAATCTGAGTCCACCCATGGTGACTTTATGCATTAACGGTGGCCGCAAAGAAAAAGTTCGTGCTGGTGATATTTTGGGGGCATTAACTGCAAATCAGTCTCTTCCAGGTAAACAAATTGGCAAAATTGACATATTTGATCATGTAGCTTTTGTAGCAGTAGAGCGCCCTATTGCTAAGCAAGCTTTGAAAATACTTTCTGAAGGGAAAATTAAGGGCCGTAAATTCAGAGCACGTAAATTACGGTAG